One Fundulus heteroclitus isolate FHET01 chromosome 11, MU-UCD_Fhet_4.1, whole genome shotgun sequence DNA segment encodes these proteins:
- the LOC105920349 gene encoding olfactory marker protein, whose product MSAELELPFRLDGQLTEVMRLRVQSLQQRSQKRQEGERLLRPDEAVYRLDFPKQSLSFSRWTVRLAQPGRLTVTATSQLWTPDLTHLMTRQLLEPVGVFWRAAGDASEQRAQYYEADAAEFGERIAELAKVRKVMYFLFAFADGCSPETVDCSITFVDV is encoded by the coding sequence ATGTCTGCAGAGCTGGAGCTGCCTTTCCGGCTGGACGGCCAGCTGACGGAGGTGATGCGCCTGCGGGTTCAGTCCCTGCAGCAGCGCAGCCAGAAGAGGCAGGAGGGCGAGCGGCTGCTGCGGCCCGACGAGGCCGTGTACCGGCTGGACTTCCCCAAGCAGTCGCTCTCCTTCTCGCGCTGGACGGTGAGGCTGGCGCAGCCGGGCCGCCTCACCGTCACGGCCACCTCGCAGCTCTGGACCCCGGACCTCACCCACCTGATGACGCGGCAGCTGCTGGAGCCCGTCGGCGTGTTCTGGAGGGCGGCCGGCGACGCCTCGGAGCAGCGCGCCCAGTACTACGAGGCGGACGCGGCAGAGTTTGGCGAGAGGATCGCAGAGCTGGCGAAGGTGAGGAAGGTGATGTACTTCCTGTTTGCGTTTGCGGACGGCTGCAGTCCTGAAACCGTCGACTGCTCCATCACCTTCGTGGACGTTTGA